One Colias croceus chromosome 7, ilColCroc2.1 genomic window carries:
- the LOC123693390 gene encoding U-scoloptoxin(05)-Sm1a isoform X1 translates to MNLLILAVCLTTIKSVYSINCYQCSGTDSNDPFQCNEYLDSESSLVPTDCSLIHNAQFCIKHVGRFEGGIGTKRFCSSLDLGNQCKYVQQPGDKLEYRTCIYTCTTDGCNSAITMKLSAMLLMLALFVYKCV, encoded by the exons ATGAATCTGTTGATACTTGCAGTATGTTTGACTACAATAAAATCAG tttattctATTAATTGTTACCAATGTTCTGGAACCGATTCAAATGACCCATTTCAATGCAATGAATATTTAGATTCCGAATCAAGTTTAGTGCCTACAGATTGTTCGCTAATTCATAACGCGCAGTTTTGTATTAAACATGTAGGAAGATTTGAAG gtGGAATCGGCACAAAAAGGTTTTGCTCATCATTGGATTTAGGTAACCAGTGTAAATATGTCCAACAACCTGGAGACAAGCTGGAGTATAGAACATGTATCTATACATGTACTACTGATGGATGTAATAGCGCCATAACTATGAAATTATCAGCAATGTTGCTGATGTTAGCTCTTTTTGTATATAAGTGTGTATAA
- the LOC123693390 gene encoding U-scoloptoxin(05)-Sm1a isoform X2, translated as MNLLILAVCLTTIKSVYSINCYQCSGTDSNDPFQCNEYLDSESSLVPTDCSLIHNAQFCIKHVGRFEGYSIECYQCNSTGDMECGDGLMNLDGGILRATPCDQVYNAQYCVKEIGGIGTKRFCSSLDLGNQCKYVQQPGDKLEYRTCIYTCTTDGCNSAITMKLSAMLLMLALFVYKCV; from the exons ATGAATCTGTTGATACTTGCAGTATGTTTGACTACAATAAAATCAG tttattctATTAATTGTTACCAATGTTCTGGAACCGATTCAAATGACCCATTTCAATGCAATGAATATTTAGATTCCGAATCAAGTTTAGTGCCTACAGATTGTTCGCTAATTCATAACGCGCAGTTTTGTATTAAACATGTAGGAAGATTTGAAG GTTATTCCATCGAGTGCTACCAATGTAACTCGACAGGGGATATGGAATGTGGGGATGGGCTCATGAATTTGGATGGTGGCATCTTGAGGGCCACACCCTGTGACCAAGTTTACAATGCTCAGTATTGCGTCAAGGAAATAG gtGGAATCGGCACAAAAAGGTTTTGCTCATCATTGGATTTAGGTAACCAGTGTAAATATGTCCAACAACCTGGAGACAAGCTGGAGTATAGAACATGTATCTATACATGTACTACTGATGGATGTAATAGCGCCATAACTATGAAATTATCAGCAATGTTGCTGATGTTAGCTCTTTTTGTATATAAGTGTGTATAA